In one Syntrophorhabdaceae bacterium genomic region, the following are encoded:
- a CDS encoding cation:proton antiporter, which translates to MPKLPFRIALWAGVFVLFSKYAMAGESGGGNLISSVGVAILAATVMSFIGHVLKQPLLLAYIAAGVFIGPNIGFGLVASLHDIETISHIGLILLLFLIGLEIDIKKLKASGRSLVVSGLSQFVICVLLGLGFFYLLGYRIGGGRYDLLYLAACCALSSTAIVVKLLYGKFEIDTLAGRITLGVLVFQDIWAIILLGIQPNLSDPQILTILFSFIKGAALVGISLLLSKYVLPRLFRTISKIPELVLISSLGWCFFICGLAGFLDLSLEMGALIAGIAISTFPYNLDVIAKVINIRDFFVTLFFVALGMQIPDPLNAPGILAIAGVASLFLIGSRFLSIYPVLYLLKNGNRVSILTSINLSQISEFSLVITALGMKAGHIGQDIMSVVIFIFVITSVVSTYMIKYSDTLQKAFNGVLQNIGLKDIETQQDESEEQSGKEIAILGFHRTASSLLRELLDMDQNASLAKLKDKIVVVDFNPEVHSTLQAMGIKVIYGDIGHLDTLHHAGIHQAKLVISTIPDTILVGTDNLKLIRHIKNISPHAKIIVTAESVQRALKMYTEGADYVLLPRVLTSRHLISMIDEMLSMDPSRLKCILESEIAALKERDEIIR; encoded by the coding sequence ATGCCTAAGCTACCATTCCGCATAGCTTTATGGGCAGGTGTTTTTGTTCTGTTCTCAAAATATGCAATGGCCGGCGAAAGCGGAGGCGGAAACCTCATAAGCAGTGTGGGCGTCGCAATACTGGCAGCCACCGTTATGTCTTTTATCGGCCACGTATTGAAGCAGCCGCTCCTGCTTGCATATATTGCTGCCGGTGTCTTCATAGGCCCGAATATTGGATTCGGGCTGGTAGCAAGTCTGCACGATATAGAAACAATTTCCCACATCGGGCTCATACTCCTTCTTTTCCTGATAGGTCTCGAAATAGACATTAAAAAGCTGAAGGCATCCGGCAGGTCGCTTGTTGTAAGCGGCCTTTCTCAGTTCGTTATATGTGTTTTGCTCGGGTTGGGGTTCTTTTATTTGCTGGGGTATCGTATCGGCGGAGGGCGGTATGACCTCTTATACCTTGCCGCCTGCTGTGCCTTGAGCAGCACAGCCATTGTCGTGAAACTGCTTTATGGAAAGTTTGAGATCGATACGCTGGCAGGAAGAATCACCTTGGGCGTCCTGGTGTTTCAGGACATATGGGCGATCATATTGCTGGGCATCCAGCCGAACCTTTCTGATCCCCAGATACTTACGATCCTCTTTTCATTCATCAAAGGGGCGGCGCTGGTGGGGATCAGCTTATTGCTCAGTAAATATGTTCTTCCCCGCTTGTTCAGGACCATATCGAAGATTCCCGAGCTTGTCCTGATATCATCGCTCGGCTGGTGCTTTTTTATATGCGGCCTGGCCGGGTTTTTAGATCTATCTCTGGAAATGGGCGCTCTGATCGCGGGGATTGCGATCTCAACATTTCCATATAACCTTGATGTCATAGCAAAAGTGATCAACATAAGGGATTTTTTCGTGACCCTCTTTTTTGTCGCTCTGGGTATGCAGATACCTGATCCATTGAACGCCCCGGGCATCCTGGCAATTGCCGGTGTCGCTTCTCTTTTTCTTATAGGCTCCAGATTTTTATCAATCTACCCGGTCCTATATCTTCTAAAGAACGGAAACAGGGTCAGCATCCTTACATCGATAAACCTTTCACAGATAAGTGAATTTTCGCTCGTGATAACAGCGCTGGGCATGAAGGCTGGTCATATAGGGCAAGATATCATGTCTGTAGTAATCTTTATTTTCGTAATAACCTCGGTAGTTTCAACATATATGATAAAATACAGCGATACCCTGCAGAAAGCATTCAATGGCGTGCTGCAGAATATAGGGCTAAAAGACATCGAGACGCAGCAAGATGAGAGTGAAGAACAATCCGGTAAGGAGATTGCCATACTTGGATTCCACCGTACAGCGAGCTCGCTTTTACGAGAGCTGCTTGATATGGATCAAAACGCTTCATTGGCAAAGTTAAAGGATAAGATCGTGGTGGTTGACTTCAATCCGGAAGTGCACTCAACGCTCCAGGCAATGGGTATCAAGGTCATATATGGGGATATTGGCCACCTTGACACACTCCACCACGCCGGAATCCATCAAGCTAAGCTGGTTATTTCTACGATACCCGACACTATATTGGTCGGAACGGATAACCTGAAACTTATAAGGCATATAAAAAATATCAGCCCCCACGCAAAGATCATTGTTACGGCCGAGAGTGTACAAAGAGCTTTAAAGATGTATACAGAAGGCGCTGATTATGTTTTATTGCCGAGAGTGCTTACATCAAGGCATCTTATCTCGATGATCGATGAGATGCTGTCGATGGATCCATCACGTTTAAAGTGTATACTCGAAAGTGAAATTGCAGCGCTCAAAGAACGTGATGAAATAATTCGCTGA